A stretch of Pseudomonadota bacterium DNA encodes these proteins:
- the ruvA gene encoding Holliday junction branch migration protein RuvA, which yields MIVQLSGTLTSKEPGHCVIDVGGVGYGLCISLTSLGQLPEAGQKASVAVHTYVREDQLSLYGFTTEEERTIFRKLISISGIGPKIALAVLSGLTPEGIVAAVGTRDHARLATIPGIGKKTAERMVVELGDMFAREMRSRPQHGAAGPAVFADALSALTNLGYQRAHAENALKKAAVSEEMKVEDAIKAALRELCKA from the coding sequence TCAAAGGAGCCGGGCCACTGCGTCATCGACGTGGGGGGCGTGGGGTACGGCCTGTGCATCTCGCTCACATCGCTCGGCCAGCTGCCCGAAGCGGGCCAGAAGGCCAGCGTCGCGGTGCACACCTACGTCCGCGAGGACCAGCTCTCTCTCTACGGGTTCACGACGGAGGAGGAGCGCACCATCTTCAGGAAGCTCATCAGCATCTCCGGCATCGGCCCCAAGATCGCCCTGGCGGTCCTCTCGGGGCTGACGCCCGAAGGCATCGTGGCGGCGGTCGGAACCCGCGACCACGCGAGGCTCGCGACCATACCGGGCATCGGGAAGAAGACCGCGGAGCGCATGGTGGTGGAGCTGGGCGACATGTTCGCGCGCGAGATGAGATCGAGGCCGCAGCACGGCGCGGCGGGTCCGGCGGTCTTCGCCGACGCGCTCTCTGCGCTCACGAACCTGGGTTACCAGAGGGCGCACGCTGAAAACGCCTTGAAGAAGGCTGCCGTTTCGGAGGAGATGAAGGTCGAGGATGCCATAAAGGCCGCCCTGAGGGAGCTCTGCAAAGCATGA
- the ruvB gene encoding Holliday junction branch migration DNA helicase RuvB: MSADRNDALAPIQLADESTVEAGLRPRTLAEYVGQERVKERIELFIEAARARGDALDHVLFSGPPGLGKTTLANIIAKELGVEITSTSGPVIEKPGDLAAILTNLKERSVLFIDEIHRLSSVVEEILYPAMEDFNLDILIGQGPSAKTVKLELPHFTLVGATTRAGLLTSPLRDRFGVTARLEFYPPEDITKIVLRSAGMMSVTIDPEGSMEIARRSRGTPRIANRLLRRVRDYAQVRASGHIDRRVADDALAMLEVDERGFDHMDRTILRTIIEKFSGGPVGIETISSAINEEKDTIEEVYEPYLIQCGYLNRTPRGRMATPLAYEHLGLAAPAADQGNFFDK, from the coding sequence ATGAGCGCCGATAGAAACGACGCACTCGCACCCATCCAGCTGGCCGACGAAAGCACGGTCGAGGCGGGGCTTCGGCCCCGGACGCTCGCCGAATACGTGGGGCAGGAGCGCGTCAAGGAGCGCATCGAGCTCTTCATCGAGGCGGCGCGCGCCCGCGGCGACGCCCTCGACCACGTGCTCTTCTCGGGCCCCCCCGGCCTGGGCAAGACCACGCTCGCCAACATCATCGCCAAAGAGCTCGGCGTCGAGATCACATCCACCTCGGGCCCCGTGATCGAGAAGCCGGGGGACCTCGCCGCCATCCTCACCAACCTCAAGGAACGCTCGGTCCTGTTCATCGACGAGATCCACCGCCTGAGCAGCGTGGTCGAGGAGATACTCTACCCCGCCATGGAGGACTTCAATCTCGACATACTCATCGGGCAGGGGCCGTCGGCCAAGACCGTAAAGCTCGAGCTGCCGCACTTCACCCTCGTCGGGGCGACCACGCGGGCCGGCCTCCTCACCTCCCCGCTGCGCGACCGCTTCGGCGTCACGGCGAGGCTGGAGTTCTACCCTCCCGAGGACATCACGAAGATCGTGCTGCGCTCGGCGGGGATGATGTCGGTGACCATCGACCCGGAGGGGTCGATGGAGATCGCGCGGCGCTCGCGCGGGACTCCAAGGATCGCAAACCGGCTGCTCAGACGCGTTCGCGACTACGCGCAGGTCAGGGCGTCGGGCCACATCGACCGCAGGGTGGCCGATGACGCGCTGGCCATGCTCGAGGTGGACGAGAGGGGCTTCGACCACATGGACCGCACGATACTGCGCACCATAATAGAGAAGTTCTCCGGCGGGCCGGTCGGCATCGAGACGATCTCCTCGGCGATAAACGAGGAGAAGGACACCATCGAGGAGGTCTACGAGCCCTATCTCATACAGTGCGGCTACCTGAACCGCACGCCGAGGGGGAGGATGGCGACCCCGCTCGCTTACGAGCACCTGGGTCTGGCCGCGCCGGCGGCTGATCAGGGCAACTTCTTCGACAAATGA